A portion of the Streptomyces sp. NBC_00376 genome contains these proteins:
- the rlmB gene encoding 23S rRNA (guanosine(2251)-2'-O)-methyltransferase RlmB produces MAGNSQRRNRRTSNKKGMQVGSGGQRRRGLEGKGPTPPASARKGHKKNRVANAQAKQAAARRPAPRRGGVKGTSEMVVGRNPVYEALRDGVPATTLYVQQYIDNDERVREALQLAGARGNINLMEAPRPELDRMTNGLNHQGLVLQVPPYEYAHPEDLTAAAYDNGEDPLIVALDGVTDPRNLGAIVRSVSAFGGHGVVVPERRAAGMTAGAWKSSAGTAARTPVSRVTNLTRALEGYQKAGLTVVGLAADGEHTVEDLEELAGPVVIVIGSEGKGLGRLVGETCDYRVRISMPGGAESLNAGVAAGIVLYEVARRRA; encoded by the coding sequence ATGGCCGGGAACAGCCAGCGCAGGAACCGCCGCACGTCCAACAAGAAGGGCATGCAGGTCGGCAGCGGCGGGCAGCGACGCCGTGGCCTCGAAGGCAAGGGCCCGACGCCGCCCGCCTCCGCCCGCAAGGGACACAAGAAGAACCGCGTCGCCAACGCCCAGGCCAAGCAGGCCGCGGCCCGCCGCCCCGCGCCCCGGCGCGGCGGCGTCAAGGGCACGTCCGAGATGGTCGTCGGCCGCAACCCCGTCTACGAGGCCCTGCGCGACGGCGTCCCGGCGACGACCCTGTACGTCCAGCAGTACATCGACAACGACGAGCGGGTCCGCGAGGCCCTCCAGCTCGCCGGCGCGCGCGGCAACATCAACCTGATGGAGGCCCCGCGCCCCGAGCTGGACCGGATGACGAACGGCCTGAACCACCAGGGCCTCGTCCTCCAGGTCCCGCCGTACGAGTACGCGCACCCGGAGGACCTTACCGCCGCCGCGTACGACAACGGCGAGGACCCGCTGATCGTCGCCCTCGACGGCGTCACCGACCCGCGCAACCTGGGCGCGATCGTCCGCTCCGTCTCCGCGTTCGGCGGCCACGGCGTGGTCGTGCCCGAGCGGCGCGCGGCCGGGATGACGGCGGGTGCCTGGAAGTCCTCGGCGGGCACGGCGGCGCGTACGCCGGTCTCCCGGGTGACCAACCTGACCCGCGCCCTGGAGGGCTACCAGAAGGCCGGCCTCACGGTCGTGGGCCTCGCCGCCGACGGCGAGCACACCGTCGAGGACCTGGAGGAGCTCGCCGGGCCCGTCGTCATCGTCATCGGCAGCGAGGGCAAGGGCCTCGGCCGCCTCGTCGGCGAGACCTGCGACTACCGGGTCCGCATCTCGATGCCGGGCGGCGCGGAGTCGCTGAACGCGGGCGTCGCGGCCGGGATCGTGCTGTACGAGGTCGCGCGGCGCCGGGCCTGA
- the cysS gene encoding cysteine--tRNA ligase, producing the protein MTIRLYDTSARQIRDFVPLTAGCVSIYLCGATVQAAPHIGHIRSGLNFDIMRRWFQYRGYDVTFIRNVTDIDDKIITKSAEQGRPWWAIGYENERAFNAGYDALGCLPVTYEPRATGHVPEMIEMMRGLIERGHAYAADGNVYFDVRSFPGYLELSNQDLDDLRQPSGDGETGKRDQRDFAMWKATKPGEPSWETPWGRGRPGWHLECSAMAHKYLGAAFDIHGGGIDLIFPHHENEIAQAKAYGDEFAKYWVHNGWVTMSGEKMSKSLGNSVLVSEMVKAWRPIVLRYYLGTPHYRSMIEYSEEALREAESAFARIEGFVQRVTEKAGETVEPAAEVPPAFAEAMDDDLGVPQALAIVHTTVRQGNSALAADDKEAAVARLAEVRAMLGVLGLDPLDEHWAGESDRGDDLHGVVDTLVRLVLDQRQSARERKDWPAADAIRDQLNQSGLVIEDSPTGPRWTLGPRQ; encoded by the coding sequence GTGACTATTCGCCTGTACGACACCAGCGCCCGGCAGATCCGTGACTTCGTACCGCTCACAGCGGGCTGTGTCTCGATCTACCTCTGTGGCGCGACCGTCCAGGCCGCCCCGCACATCGGGCACATCCGGTCGGGGCTGAACTTCGACATCATGCGCCGCTGGTTCCAGTACCGCGGCTACGACGTCACGTTCATCCGGAACGTCACCGACATCGACGACAAGATCATCACGAAGTCGGCGGAGCAGGGCCGGCCGTGGTGGGCCATCGGCTACGAGAACGAGCGGGCGTTCAACGCCGGTTACGACGCGCTCGGCTGCCTCCCGGTCACCTACGAGCCCCGCGCCACCGGCCACGTCCCCGAGATGATCGAGATGATGCGGGGCCTGATCGAACGCGGTCACGCCTACGCGGCCGACGGCAACGTCTACTTCGACGTGCGCTCGTTCCCCGGCTACCTGGAGCTCTCCAACCAGGACCTGGACGACCTGCGCCAGCCGTCCGGCGACGGCGAGACCGGCAAGCGCGACCAGCGCGACTTCGCCATGTGGAAGGCGACCAAGCCGGGCGAGCCCAGCTGGGAGACCCCGTGGGGCCGCGGCCGCCCCGGCTGGCACCTGGAGTGCTCCGCCATGGCGCACAAGTACCTCGGCGCCGCCTTCGACATCCACGGCGGCGGCATCGACCTGATCTTCCCGCACCACGAGAACGAGATCGCCCAGGCCAAGGCGTACGGCGACGAGTTCGCGAAGTACTGGGTGCACAACGGCTGGGTCACCATGTCCGGCGAGAAGATGTCGAAGTCGCTGGGCAACTCCGTGCTGGTCAGCGAGATGGTCAAGGCGTGGCGCCCGATCGTGCTGCGCTACTACCTCGGCACCCCGCACTACCGGTCGATGATCGAGTACAGCGAGGAGGCCCTGCGCGAGGCCGAGTCCGCGTTCGCGCGGATCGAGGGCTTCGTCCAGCGCGTCACCGAGAAGGCGGGCGAGACGGTCGAGCCCGCCGCCGAGGTGCCGCCGGCCTTCGCCGAGGCGATGGACGACGACCTGGGCGTCCCGCAGGCGCTCGCGATCGTCCACACCACGGTCCGCCAGGGCAACTCCGCGCTGGCCGCAGACGACAAGGAAGCCGCCGTCGCCCGGCTCGCGGAGGTCCGCGCGATGCTCGGCGTCCTCGGCCTCGACCCGCTCGACGAGCACTGGGCGGGCGAGAGCGACCGCGGCGACGATCTGCACGGGGTCGTCGACACGCTCGTACGGCTCGTCCTGGACCAGCGCCAGTCGGCCCGCGAGCGCAAGGACTGGCCCGCCGCCGACGCCATCCGCGACCAGCTCAACCAGTCCGGACTCGTCATCGAGGACAGTCCCACCGGACCGCGGTGGACACTCGGCCCGCGCCAGTAG